The nucleotide sequence ATCTTCCGCCTGATGGAGGACGCCGGTGTCGACGCCGGGCGTCACATCATCCAGGGCGGCGACGCCTTCGACACCGAGGTCGCCGAGATCACCGGCGCCCGCTCCATGACCGAGGTGCAGGCCGAGTCCGCGGGCAACGCCGCGCAGCAGGCCGAGCGCGAGGTCGCCCAGCTCACCAAGGAGCTGGAGCGTGCCCAGCGCCGCGCCGCCGAGCTGCGCGACGAGGCCGACCGCCTCGTGGCCCGGGTCGCCCGCGACCGCGGCGAGGACCCGGAGGCCGCCGTGGCCGAGGCCCAGGCGTCCGCCGAGCAGGCCGTGGCCGAGGCGACCGCCGAGGCGGCGCGTCCGGCGGTGCGCGAGACCGAGCGCGACGAGCGTCCGGCGGGCCGTGGCGGCCGTGGCTTCGACCGCGACCGTGGCGACCGCCGCGACGACCGTGGTGGCCGTGGCTTCGAGCGTCGTGACGACCGTGGTGGCCGTTCCTTCGAGCGCCGTGACGACCGCGGTGGCTTCCGCCGTGACGACCGTGGTGGCGAGCGTCGTCCGTTCAACCAGGACCGTGGCGACCGGGGTTTCGAGCGTCGTGACGACCGTGGTGGCCGTTCCTTCGAGCGCCGTGACGACCGTGGCGGCCGTTCTTTCGAGCGTCGTGACGACCGTGGCGGCGAGCGCCGTGACGACCGTGGTGGCGAGCGTCGTCCGTTCAACCAGGACCGTGGTGACCGGGGTTTCGAGCGCCGTGACGACCGTGGTGGCCGTTCCTTCGAGCGCCGTGACGACCGTGGCGGCTTCCGTCGCGACGACCGTGGCGGCCACCGGGGCAGCGACCGTCCGTTCAACCGCGAGCGCCGCGACGACCGTCCGGGCTTCCGCTCCGGCGGCCACGAGCGTCCCCAGGGCCGCCGTGACGACCACCGTGGCACCGGCGGCGGCTCCTCCTTCGGCCGCCGCGACGACAAGCCCCGCTGGAAGCGCAACGGCTGACAGCAGGTGAGCTGACGAAGGGCCCGTACGGCGTTGTCCGTACGGGCCCTTCGCGTTGCCCGGCGCTCTTCGGCCGCCGAGTGGCGCATGTCACCTCCACCCCCAGGGAATTGCTGGGGTCATGACAGACGACACGCAAGCGGGCACCGAGTCGGCCCTGTCCGACGAGGAGCGGCTCGCCCAGCTCGGCTACACCCAGGTCCTGGCCCGCCGCATGTCGGCGTTCTCCAACTACGCCGTCTCCTTCACGATCATCTCGGTGCTGTCCGGCTGCCTCACCCTGTACCTCTTCGGCATGGTCACCGGCGGCCCCGCGGTGATCACCTGGGGCTGGGTGGTCGTCGGCCTGATGACGCTGCTGGTCGGCCTGTCGATGGCCGAGATCTGCTCCGCCTACCCGACCTCGGCGGGCCTGTACTTCTGGGCGCACCGGCTCGCGCCCCCGCGCTCGGCGGCGGCCTGGGCGTGGTTCACGGGGTGGTTCAACGTGCTCGGCCAGGTGGCGGTGACGGCGGGCATCGACTTCGGCGCGGCGTCCTTCCTCGGCGCCTGGCTGAACCTCCAGTTCGGCTTCGGGGTGACGCGCGGCCGTACGGTCCTGCTCTTCGCCGCGATCCTGCTGCTGCACGGCCTGCTGAACACCTTCGGCGTGCGCATCGTCGCGCTGCTGAACAGCGTGAGCGTGTGGTGGCACGTGGTCGGTGTCGCGGTCATCGTCGGCGCGCTCACCTTCCTGCCCGACCACCACCAGCCGGCGTCCTTCGTGTTCACGAAGTTCGTCAACCAAACGGGCTGGGGCAGCGGCTTCTACGTCGTGCTGCTCGGGCTGCTCATGGCGCAGTACACCTTCACCGGCTACGACGCCTCCGCCCACATGACCGAGGAGACCCACGACGCGTCGACCGCCGGCCCCAAGGGCATCGTCCGCTCCATCTGGACCTCCTGGATCGCGGGCTTCGTCCTGCTGCTGGGCTTCACCTTCGCCATCCAGTCCTACGACGGCGCGCTCCGGTCACCGACGGGCGCGCCCCCGGCCCAGATCCTCCTGGACGCGCTCGGCGCCACGACCGGCAAGCTGCTGCTCCTGGTGGTGATCGGCGCCCAGCTCTTCTGCGGGATGGCGTCCGTTACGGCCAACAGCCGCATGATCTACGCCTTCTCGCGCGACGGGGCGCTCCCCTTCTCCCGCGTCTGGCACACGGTCAGCCCGCGTACCCGGACCCCGGTCGCGGCGGTCTGGCTGGCCGCCCTCGGCGCGCTCGCCCTCGGCCTGCCGTACCTCATCAACTCCACGGCGTACGCGGCCGTCACGTCCATCGCGGTGATCGGCCTCTACATCGCCTACGTCATCCCGACCCTGCTGCGCGTCCGCAAGGGCGCCGCCTTCGAGCGGGGCCCGTGGCACCTCGGCCGCTGGTCGGTCCCGGTCGGCGTGGTCTCGGTCTGCTGGGTCGTCCTGATCACGGTCCTCTTCATGCTTCCCCAGGTCTCCCCGGTCACCTGGGAGACCTTCAACTACGCCCCGGTCGCCGTCCTCGTCGTCCTCGGCTCCGCCGCCACCTGGTGGCTCGCCTCCGCCCGCCACTGGTTCCTCGCCGACTGAACCGACGCGGCCGTGTCCCCGATACCCGATCGGAGACACGGCCACGTCCAGCTATGCTCGGACAGGCAACACCGCCAGGGCCCTTAGCTCAATTGGCAGAGCAGTGGACTTTTAATCCATTGGTTGTGGGTTCGAGTCCCACAGGGCCTACCAGAACGCCCCCAGCTCAGAGAGGTATTGAGCTGGGGGCGCTTC is from Streptomyces seoulensis and encodes:
- a CDS encoding amino acid permease, whose amino-acid sequence is MTDDTQAGTESALSDEERLAQLGYTQVLARRMSAFSNYAVSFTIISVLSGCLTLYLFGMVTGGPAVITWGWVVVGLMTLLVGLSMAEICSAYPTSAGLYFWAHRLAPPRSAAAWAWFTGWFNVLGQVAVTAGIDFGAASFLGAWLNLQFGFGVTRGRTVLLFAAILLLHGLLNTFGVRIVALLNSVSVWWHVVGVAVIVGALTFLPDHHQPASFVFTKFVNQTGWGSGFYVVLLGLLMAQYTFTGYDASAHMTEETHDASTAGPKGIVRSIWTSWIAGFVLLLGFTFAIQSYDGALRSPTGAPPAQILLDALGATTGKLLLLVVIGAQLFCGMASVTANSRMIYAFSRDGALPFSRVWHTVSPRTRTPVAAVWLAALGALALGLPYLINSTAYAAVTSIAVIGLYIAYVIPTLLRVRKGAAFERGPWHLGRWSVPVGVVSVCWVVLITVLFMLPQVSPVTWETFNYAPVAVLVVLGSAATWWLASARHWFLAD